The Pseudomonadota bacterium nucleotide sequence GAGAGCGACTACCACGGCGCCGGCGGCCCCATCCACGTCTCCGAAGTGACCTTCAAGCGCGACATCTGCGACGCCTTCATCGACGCGGCCGCCAACATCGGCGTACCGCGCAACGACGACATCAACGGCGCCACCCAAGAGGGCGTCGGCTACTTCCAACTCACCGCCCACAAGGGACGGCGCTGCAGTGCAGCGCAAGGCTACTTTCGCCGGATCCCGCGTGGTGCCGGGCTCAAGATCGAGACCGGGTGCGAAGCGCAGAAGCTCCTCATCGAGGACGGCCGCGCCGTCGGCGTGCGATACCTGCACAACGGCCGGCCCGCCACCGCCCGCGCCACCCGCGAGGTGGTGCTTTCGGCTGGCGCCATCGGCTCGCCGCAATTGCTGATGCTCAGCGGCATCGGCCCCGAGGCCGAACTGGCGCAGCACGGTATCGACCTGGTGCGCGAGCGCAACGAGGTCGGGCAGAACATGAAAGACCACCTGCAACTGCGCATGGTGTACCGGACGCGCCGCCCGATCACCCTCAACGACGATCTGAAATCGTGGTTCAGCCAAGTGCGTGCCGGCATCGAATACGCGCTCAGGCGCACCGGGCCGTTGACGCTTGCGGCCAGCCAGGTGGTCGGCTTCTGTTGCACCGGCCTCACCGGCAAACGCCCGGACATCCAATACCACCTGCAGCCGCTCAGCGCCGACTCGCCCGGTGAGGGACTGCACCCCTACTCGGCAATCACGGTTTCCGTGTGCCAACTGCGCCCCGAGAGCAAGGGCCACATTGAACTGCAATCAGCCGACTTCCGCGACCACCCCGCAATCGTGCCCAACTACCTCGACACCGAGTTCGACCGCAAGACTGCCGTCGAGTCGCTGAAGTTCTCACGCGCGATCATGCAAGCCGAGCCGATGGCCGGCGAAATCGAGCGCGAGGACCTGCCCGGCAGCCAGTACCAGAGCGACGACGAGCTGCTGCAGGCGGCGCGCAACATCGCCAACACCATCTACCACCCGACCGGCACCTGCCGGATGGGCAGTGATACCGACGCGGTGGTCGACCCGCAGCTGCGGGTGAACGGCATCGCCGGCCTGCGCGTGGCAGACGCCTCGATCATGCCCGAGATCGTGTCCGGCAACACCAACGCGCCGGCGATCATGATCGGCGAAAAGGCCGCGGCCATGCTGCTCGCGGAACACGGCGCAGCGGGCTGAGTCACCCGCGCGCGCCTGTGCGTGCGAGCCGAGCCGACCGGCATCGACCTGCCGTGTGACGCGCCGTTCACCGTGCTCGCGTGGTGTGCGCAGCACCCGGTCAAATGGCGCATACTCCGTGTCCGCCTGCCCAGAGCCCTGACCGTGGCCAACCTGCTGCTCTACATCGTCACCGTCCTGATCTGGGGCACGACCTGGTACGTCATCAAACTGCAACTCGGGCCGGTGCCCGAGAGTTGGTCGGTGGCCTGGCGCTTCTTCATCGCCGCCGCCGCCATGGCGGTCTGGCTGATGGCCCGAGGCCGGTTCAAGGACTTGCCGACCGGGCGCGACCTCGCGTTCGTGTGTGCCCAGGGGGCGATGCTGTTTTCGCTCAACTACTGGCTCTTCTACATCGCGTCCAACCACCTGACGACCGGCTTGGTGGCGATCATCTTCTCCCTGATCACCCTGATGAACATCGCCAACCAGGCGGTGTTTTTCCGGCAGGCGGTCGACCGGCGCACGCTGATGGCCAGCCTCACCGGTATCGTCGGGCTGGTGTTGGTGTTCTGGCCGGAGTTTCGCCACATGGCACCCGGCAGCTCGCTGGTGTTTGCCGTCGGCATCGGCGTGCTCGCGACCTACTTCGCGTCGCTCGGCAACATCCTCTCGGTGCGCAACACACGCAACGGGCTGCCGGTGCTGCGCACCAACATGGTCGGCATGTTTGCCGGCGCCGTCTGCATGAGCCTGATCGCAATCGGCAGCGGCCACCCGCCGGCCATCGAGCTGACGCCGACCTACCTCGGCGCGCTGTTTTACCTCGCGGTGTTCGGTTCGGTTGCGGCTTTCGGCTGCTATCTGACGCTGATCCACCGCATCGGCGCTGACAAGGGCGCCTACGCCGGCGTTGCCTTCCCGGTCGTCGCCCTCCTGATCAGCACCTGGCTCGAAGGCTACCGCTGGACGCCGATTGCGGGCCTCGGCGTCGCAATGATTGTCTGCGGCAACGTGCTGGCGCTGTCGAAGCCGGCCGCGACGCGGGCGCGATCAGCGTAGGGTCATCCGCCACCTGCGTGTGCAGGTGTCGGACTGCGCCGGGTCAGAGCGAAAAGAACGGCACCACCGCAAAGTAGACGATGGCCAAGGTGAACAGGCAGAAACTCACGGTGCTGAGCGGTTTGCGGCGGAACTGATCGACAAGCTCGGGCAGGTGTCCACGCCAGTTGGCGTCGCGCTCGGCGCGCGCCTGTGCTGCGTGCTCGGCCTGGTACGCGTCGATCAGCTCGCGTGCGCGCAGGTACTCGGCGCGGTCGTTGGGGGTGAGCCAGATGGCTGCGAGCCCTATGCCCCAGAAGCCCCGATGGGTTTCGTGGGTGTCGACCTGGTGCGTGCGCAGCAGCGCGCGCACCGCCTCGGCCTCGTCCTCCGGCACGCCGTTGAGGCGAAACAGCAGCATGGCCATCAGTCGCGGGCCTCCCGTTGCGCGCGCTTGTGCGCGCGGTTCGCGTCGATGCTGGCGCGCGCCGCGTCACCGAGGTGCGCCTCGCCACGCGCGTGGGCCAGAGCCAGTTGCCGCTCGCGCTCGGCAAAGCGGGCGCGGTCCGCCTCGCTGCGGGACGCGCGGCAGTGCGGGCAACTCACGCCTTGCACGTGGTCCGGCGAAGCCCGATCCGCCTCGCTGAGCGGCATGCGGCAGGCGTTGCACTGGGTGTAGCTGCCCGGCCTCAGTTGGTGGTCAACGGTCACCCGCTCGTCAAAGACAAAGCACTCGCCCCGCCATCGGCTCTCGGTTTCGGGCACGTCGGCGAGGTAGTTGAGGATGCCGCCCTTGAGGTGGTAGACCTCGTCGAAGCCCTTGGATTTGAGGTAGGCAGTCGACTTCTCGCAGCGGATCCCGCCAGTGCAGAACATCGCGATCTTGGTGTGCCGCTCGGGGTCGAGGTTGGCCTCCGCCCAGGCCGGAAAATCACGGAAGTTGGCGGTCTCCGGGTTGACCGCCCCGTCGAAACTGCCGACGGCCACCTCGTAGTCGTTGCGCGTGTCCACGACCAGCACGTCCGGTGACGCGATCAGGGCGTTCCAGTCACGCGGCTCGACATACGCGCCCGCGTCGCGCTGCGGGTCGATGTCGGGTTGCCCCATGGTCACGATTTCGCGTTTGAGCTTCACCTTGGTGCGCATGAACGGCTGCTGGTCGGTGACCGACTCCTTCACATCGATACCGGCAAAGCGCGGGTCACGACCGAGCACACGCAACAGCGCGTCGACGCCCTCGCGCGGCCCCGCGACCGTGCCGTTGAGGCCCTCGCGGGCGAGCAGCAGCGTGCCTCGCAGGCCGTTGCGCTGGAGGGTTTTCAGAAGCGGTTGGCGCAGATCCGCGCAGTCGTCCAGACGGACGAAGCGGTACAGGGCACAGACAATCACGTCGCCCATGGCAGGGGTCCTCTCGGTTGGCGCGCCGGGGCGTAATCCCGGAGCCGGCGCACAGGGTAACGCCGAAGCCGCAGCCGTGAAAGCCGCTGCGCGCGGTCGGACTGCCGACCCGCGATGACAGTCGCGAAAACGCCGAATTCCAGGGGTCTCCACCGGGCCGTCCAGCCGGGCGCACCCGGGCGATTTCCTTTACCATGGCGGCCTCACGAACACGCGAGCCCGCCCCATGGCCTTCAACGCACTCCTGGTCGAAAAAGACGACGAGGGCAACACCGCCGCCGCCGTGCAGACGCTGGACGACAGCCGCCTGCCGGATGGCAATGTCACGGTCGACATCGCCTACTCGGGTCTGAACTACAAGGACGGGTTGTGCCTGGGCAAGGGGGGCGGTGGCCTGGTTCGGAACTATCCGCACGTGCCCGGCATCGATTTCGCCGGCACCATCAGCCACTCGGACGACCCGCGTTACGCGGTCGGCGACGAAGTCGTCCTGACCGGGTGGCGTGTCGGTGAAACGCACTGGGGCGGCTACGCTCAGCGCGCCCGGTTGAACGCCGACTGGTTGGTACCCCTGCCTGCGGGTCTGTCCGCCAAGGACGCCATGGCGGTCGGGACGGCCGGCATCGCCGCCGTGCTGGCCGTGGACGCGCTCGAGCGCAACGGCATGCGACCGGACGGCCTGCCGGTGCTCGTCACCGGTGCCGCGGGCGGGGTCGGTTCGGTCGCCGTCGCGATGCTGTCCCAACTCGGCTACGAAGTCGCCGCCGTGTCCGGTCGGCCGGAAGCGGAAGCCTACCTCGCGAACCTCGGCGCCAGCCGTGTGATCCCGCGTGCAGAGATCAACGAGACGGTCAAACGCCCGCTCGAGAGCGAGTCCTGGGGCGGCTGTGTCGACGCCGTCGGCGGTGCCATGCTGGCGCGGGTGCTTGGCCAGCTCGCCTACGGTGCGTCGGCCGCCGCGGTCGGCCTCGCCGGCGGCGCCCAACTGCCCGCCACGGTCATCCCGTTTCTGCTGCGCGGCGTCAACCTGCTCGGCATCGATTCGGTCATGCAACCCTTCGATGCTCGCCAGCGTGCGTGGCAGCGGGTCGTCGACGATCTGCCGCTCGACAAGCTCAACAGCATGGTCGAGGTGGCCACCCTCGCCGACCTGCCGGCGCTCGGCGCCGCGATCCTCAAGGGCGATGTGCGTGGCCGAGTGGTGGTCGACGTCAACGCCTGATCGGGCCTCGCCCCGCCGCCCTCCGCCGGGGCGGCGAGTCGCACACCACGCGGGCCGCTGACCCGCACCGCCTCTGACCCAGTCGCACAGCCAACGGGTACGCCGACATGACCCTGCTCATCGTCTACCTCACCATCGCCATCGGCGTGTCCTTCCTCTGCTCGATCCTGGAGGCGGTGCTGCTCTCGACCACGCCGAGCTACGTCGCCACGCTCAAGGCCGAGCGCCCGGCGGCGGGCGCGGTGCTCGAGTCGGTGCGAGAGCGACTCGACCAGTCGCTCGCCGCCATTCTGATCCTCAACACCTTTGCCCACACCATGGGGGCCTTCGGCGTCGGCTCGCAGGCCTTGCAGGTGTTCGGGCCCGAGTGGGAAACGCTGATCGCGGTGCTGTTGACGCTCGCGATCCTCTACTTCTCCGAGATCATCCCCAAAACCCTCGGTGCGCTGTTCTGGCGCGCGCTGTCGGTGCCAACCGCGCACACCATCCGCTGGCTGATCAAGGTTGTCTACCCGTTGGTCTGGGTGTCGACACTGCTGACCACGCTGTTCGGTAAGGAGTCCAAGGACGCCGTGACACGGGAAGAGATTCTCGCGATGGCGGCGCTCGGCAAGCAAGGTGGCGCGATCGTGCCGAGCGAGAGCGCCTACATGGAAAACCTGCTGCGGCTGCGCGACATCACCACTGAAGCGGTGTTGACGCCCCGCTCGGTGGTGCACATGCTCGAGCAGAGCACCACCGTCAGCGCCGCACTCGACGACGAGGCCACCCGGCAGTTCGCCCGCATTCCGGTCTACCAGGACAGCGTCGACCGCGTGATCGGCAAGGTGCTGCGCAACGACCTCTTCATCGCCGAGCGCGAGGGGCTGGGGGCGCAGCCGGTCAGCGAACTGGCCCAGCCCATTCTGCGCGTGGCCGAGAAGTTGCCGGTGCAGCAGTTGCTCGACCGGCTGATCAAGCACCGCGAGCACCTGAGTCTGGTGGAAGACGAGTACGGTCAGACGGCCGGTATCGTCACCCTGGAGGACGCGATCGAAACGCTGCTCGGCCGCGAAATCGTCGACGAAAGCGACCCGGTCGAAGACATGCAGGCGCTCGCGCGGGTGCAATACCGACAGCGGCTCGCCGCGACCCGGTCAGGCGGCGACGCCACCGACGCCTGAGTTCACAGTGGCAGCACCCGACGCGGTCATGTTGGGTGGCGCGGCACTCAACTGTCGCTGTTGGCCAGCACGTGCACAGCGCGATCAGCGATCCAGTCGCCAACCGTAGCGGCGTACTGCTTCATGTGCGTGGACGCCGCGTGCGCCTTGAGCGTCTCGGCACTCGACCACTTCTCGATGACCATGAAGGTGTCGTCACCGAGCGGCGCGGCAAAGCCACCGAAATCGGCGTCGATGACCGGTTGGTATTCGATGCACCCCTCCTCGGCGTGCACTGCGGGCATGTTGGCGTGGAAAGCCGCGAGAATGTCGGCGCGTTTGCCCGGTTTGGCTGTGATCACGGCGATGACGTGAATCATGCGTCGGTCCTCTCAGGTGGTGAAAAGCGCGATGCCGACCACGGCCACCAAGGCCGAGGCCATCGCGAAGTTGATCAGTCGTTGCGTTTGCGGTGCCAGCGCGAGCCGGTGCAAGGTGACGCCGGCGTGGAGCCACAGCAAGTGGATGGGTATCCAGACGAGGTTCAGCAGAACCAGTTTGATCGCGACTTCGGCGACGAAGCGCTCTGGCCAGATCGCGAAACCGCTGAACAGCGTGGTGCCGACCACGTAGGCCTTGGGGTTGATAGTCTGAAGCAGCACGCCATCGACGAAGCCCGGCTCCCGCTTGGCGGCAACGAAGGCTATCTGGCTGCCCGACAGGGCGATGCGCAGTGCCATGTAGCCGAGGTACCCCACCGAGGCAATCAACAGGATCTGGCGCAAGCCCGGCACGGCGAACACCAGCGCGGCGAGGCCACTGGCGACAGCCAGCATCACGGCGTTGCTGCCGACACAGAGCCCGGACACGTAGCGCACACCCGGCGTCCAGCCAAAGCCCGCCCCCACGCCAGCGGTGGTCAGCACGCCGGGGCCCGGCGACACCAACAGGAAAAAGCACGCTGCCAGAAATCCCCAGGCCAGTCCTGCGTCCAACGCGTTACTCGACCCGCTGCCAGACCTGTCCTCGGCAGATCACGAACACGCAACCCGACACCTTCAAGCCGCCGTCGACCAGGGCCATCTTGGATTTGTACGTCTTGTCGTCGTCCGGGGCCCAGATCGTGCCCTTGTTCCAGCGGCCCTCGCCGGCGGCGCGCATGTTCTTGATGATGTAGCGACCGGAAAACTCGCTTTCACCCGCCTGCCCGTCCGCGTCGACACGCTCCATGATCACACCGCAAACCCGCTCGGCGTTGTCTTCGCAGGCACCGATCTGCACCGTGAGGTACAGGCCTTCGTCGTTGGGCTCGGTGCGCCAGAGACCGGACACGGCGTCGCTCGCCAGGGCCGCCGAACTCAGGCACGTCGCCATCACCAACCAGAGCATTCGCATGCTGATATTCCCCGTGGTCAAACCGCGCATTACACCACAGCGCCGGTGGCTCATGCACCCGCAGCGGCGCTTTCCCGTCGCGATTGTCACGTCGGCACGGTCGAACGCCACCCGGTTCAGAGCAACTCGGGGTCGATGCGGTACCCCATGCCGCGCACGGTCTCGATGAATGGCGAGCCGTCGCGGCCGAGTTTCTTGCGCAGCCGCCCGATGTAGACGTCCACCACGTTGGTCAGCGGGTCGGTGCTGATGCCCCAGACGGTGTTGAGGATGCGCTCGCGGGAGAAGAGCTTCTGTGGGAAGCTCATGAGCAACTCGAGCAGGGCGAGTTCTTTCGCGGTCAGGTCGACCCGGACGCCGTCCACCGACACCGACATCGACTCGCGGTTGAGCGACACGCCACCGACGTCGAGCGTGCCGGGCGCTTCGGGTTCGATCCCCCACCGGCGCACCACCGCCGCCATGCGCGCCAGCAACTCGTCCAGGTCGATCGGCTTGGTCATGTAGTCGTCGGCCCCCATGTTGAGGCCCTGCACCACGTCCTCGATCGCATCGAGCGCCGT carries:
- a CDS encoding rhodanese-related sulfurtransferase; its protein translation is MGDVIVCALYRFVRLDDCADLRQPLLKTLQRNGLRGTLLLAREGLNGTVAGPREGVDALLRVLGRDPRFAGIDVKESVTDQQPFMRTKVKLKREIVTMGQPDIDPQRDAGAYVEPRDWNALIASPDVLVVDTRNDYEVAVGSFDGAVNPETANFRDFPAWAEANLDPERHTKIAMFCTGGIRCEKSTAYLKSKGFDEVYHLKGGILNYLADVPETESRWRGECFVFDERVTVDHQLRPGSYTQCNACRMPLSEADRASPDHVQGVSCPHCRASRSEADRARFAERERQLALAHARGEAHLGDAARASIDANRAHKRAQREARD
- a CDS encoding LysE family translocator, translated to MDAGLAWGFLAACFFLLVSPGPGVLTTAGVGAGFGWTPGVRYVSGLCVGSNAVMLAVASGLAALVFAVPGLRQILLIASVGYLGYMALRIALSGSQIAFVAAKREPGFVDGVLLQTINPKAYVVGTTLFSGFAIWPERFVAEVAIKLVLLNLVWIPIHLLWLHAGVTLHRLALAPQTQRLINFAMASALVAVVGIALFTT
- a CDS encoding EamA family transporter produces the protein MRAEPTGIDLPCDAPFTVLAWCAQHPVKWRILRVRLPRALTVANLLLYIVTVLIWGTTWYVIKLQLGPVPESWSVAWRFFIAAAAMAVWLMARGRFKDLPTGRDLAFVCAQGAMLFSLNYWLFYIASNHLTTGLVAIIFSLITLMNIANQAVFFRQAVDRRTLMASLTGIVGLVLVFWPEFRHMAPGSSLVFAVGIGVLATYFASLGNILSVRNTRNGLPVLRTNMVGMFAGAVCMSLIAIGSGHPPAIELTPTYLGALFYLAVFGSVAAFGCYLTLIHRIGADKGAYAGVAFPVVALLISTWLEGYRWTPIAGLGVAMIVCGNVLALSKPAATRARSA
- a CDS encoding CNNM domain-containing protein; amino-acid sequence: MTLLIVYLTIAIGVSFLCSILEAVLLSTTPSYVATLKAERPAAGAVLESVRERLDQSLAAILILNTFAHTMGAFGVGSQALQVFGPEWETLIAVLLTLAILYFSEIIPKTLGALFWRALSVPTAHTIRWLIKVVYPLVWVSTLLTTLFGKESKDAVTREEILAMAALGKQGGAIVPSESAYMENLLRLRDITTEAVLTPRSVVHMLEQSTTVSAALDDEATRQFARIPVYQDSVDRVIGKVLRNDLFIAEREGLGAQPVSELAQPILRVAEKLPVQQLLDRLIKHREHLSLVEDEYGQTAGIVTLEDAIETLLGREIVDESDPVEDMQALARVQYRQRLAATRSGGDATDA
- a CDS encoding FAD-dependent oxidoreductase; the encoded protein is MSETGQSYDFIVVGAGSAGCAVAARLAENGRFSVLLLEAGGRDWNPWIHIPVGYFKTMHNKATDWCYETEPDQGIGGRSLKWPRGRVLGGSSSINGLLYVRGQREDYDHWADLGCEGWSYDEVLPLFKRAEDHYLGESDYHGAGGPIHVSEVTFKRDICDAFIDAAANIGVPRNDDINGATQEGVGYFQLTAHKGRRCSAAQGYFRRIPRGAGLKIETGCEAQKLLIEDGRAVGVRYLHNGRPATARATREVVLSAGAIGSPQLLMLSGIGPEAELAQHGIDLVRERNEVGQNMKDHLQLRMVYRTRRPITLNDDLKSWFSQVRAGIEYALRRTGPLTLAASQVVGFCCTGLTGKRPDIQYHLQPLSADSPGEGLHPYSAITVSVCQLRPESKGHIELQSADFRDHPAIVPNYLDTEFDRKTAVESLKFSRAIMQAEPMAGEIEREDLPGSQYQSDDELLQAARNIANTIYHPTGTCRMGSDTDAVVDPQLRVNGIAGLRVADASIMPEIVSGNTNAPAIMIGEKAAAMLLAEHGAAG
- a CDS encoding putative quinol monooxygenase, producing MIHVIAVITAKPGKRADILAAFHANMPAVHAEEGCIEYQPVIDADFGGFAAPLGDDTFMVIEKWSSAETLKAHAASTHMKQYAATVGDWIADRAVHVLANSDS
- a CDS encoding response regulator transcription factor: MRVLIVEDEDRIADFLQRALKSEGHTCVRCADGNEAFTLGRMGEFDVILLDLMLPGMPGLDVCQNLRFRKVQTPIIMLTALDAIEDVVQGLNMGADDYMTKPIDLDELLARMAAVVRRWGIEPEAPGTLDVGGVSLNRESMSVSVDGVRVDLTAKELALLELLMSFPQKLFSRERILNTVWGISTDPLTNVVDVYIGRLRKKLGRDGSPFIETVRGMGYRIDPELL
- a CDS encoding DUF2147 domain-containing protein, whose protein sequence is MRMLWLVMATCLSSAALASDAVSGLWRTEPNDEGLYLTVQIGACEDNAERVCGVIMERVDADGQAGESEFSGRYIIKNMRAAGEGRWNKGTIWAPDDDKTYKSKMALVDGGLKVSGCVFVICRGQVWQRVE
- a CDS encoding acryloyl-CoA reductase; its protein translation is MAFNALLVEKDDEGNTAAAVQTLDDSRLPDGNVTVDIAYSGLNYKDGLCLGKGGGGLVRNYPHVPGIDFAGTISHSDDPRYAVGDEVVLTGWRVGETHWGGYAQRARLNADWLVPLPAGLSAKDAMAVGTAGIAAVLAVDALERNGMRPDGLPVLVTGAAGGVGSVAVAMLSQLGYEVAAVSGRPEAEAYLANLGASRVIPRAEINETVKRPLESESWGGCVDAVGGAMLARVLGQLAYGASAAAVGLAGGAQLPATVIPFLLRGVNLLGIDSVMQPFDARQRAWQRVVDDLPLDKLNSMVEVATLADLPALGAAILKGDVRGRVVVDVNA
- a CDS encoding DUF6164 family protein; this translates as MAMLLFRLNGVPEDEAEAVRALLRTHQVDTHETHRGFWGIGLAAIWLTPNDRAEYLRARELIDAYQAEHAAQARAERDANWRGHLPELVDQFRRKPLSTVSFCLFTLAIVYFAVVPFFSL